DNA sequence from the Brachybacterium avium genome:
CGCCAGCTCCCCAACCGCGCCTACGTGCTGGGTCCGCGGCTGATCTGGCTCGGCGAATCCGCCACCCGCCAGCTGGGCCCCACCGGGCGACCGGTGCTGCAGCGCCTCGCGGACGAGCTGGGGGAGTCGGCCAACATGGCGGCGCTGGACGGCCAGATGATCGTCTATGTCGGTCAGGTCCAGTCCAGCCGCTCCATGCGCATGTTCACCGAGGTCGGTCGACGTGCCTACCCGCATGCGACCGGTGTCGGCAAGGCGATCCTCGCCGGGATGCCGGACTCGGAGGTCGAGAAGATCGTCCGCGCGACCGGCATGCCGCAGCCGACACCGAAATCCGCGGCCACCTTCGACGAGCTGCTGAAGCGGCTGGAGGTGGTGCGCGAACAGGGCTACGCGATCGACGAGGAGGAGCAGGAGCTCGGGGTGCGCTGCTACTCGATGGCGGTTCCCGGGGAGCACTCGCGGATCGCGATCTCGGTCTCCGGGCCGTCCTCTCGGGTGGACACCGCATTCGGTGAGCGTGCCGTGCCGCTGCTGCGGGACGCCGCCGCACAGCTGTCCCGGGAGATGGGCCTGGAGCAGAGCGTGAACGCCTGAACCTCTGAACGTGAACGCCGCCCGCTCGCGGGCAGGCCGACGCCCCCGTCCTCACCGCGGCTGTGCCGCGAGAGGGCGGGGGCGGTGACGTTCAGGCGTCTCCGCCGGTGGCCCCGCTGGTGCCCGACGTGGGGTCGTTGAGCCGATAGCGCTCGATCGCCTGCAGCGGTGCCTCGGCGGGCATCTCGCCCCGAGCCGCGAGCATCTGCAGGGTGCGCACCACCACGCTGTGGGTGTCGGTCCCGAAGAACCGGCGGGCGCCGGCCCGCGTATCGGAGAACCCGAACCCATCGGTCCCCAGGGTCGCGAAATCGTTCGGGACCAGATGGCGGATCTGATCGGGGACGTCGGAGCAGAAGTCGGAGACGGCGACCATCGGCCCCTGCGCCCCGGCCAGCTTCTGCGTCACGTACGGGACCCGGGCGGGCTGCTCGGGATGGCGGAACGTCTGCTTCTCCGCCTCCAGGCCGTCGCGGCGCAGCTGGTTCCACGACGTCACCGACCAGACGGCGGCCGCGACGCCCCATTCCTCGGCCAGAAGCTGCTGAGCCTCGAGGGTCCAGGGGACGGCGACCCCGGAGGCGAGCAGCTGGGCCTGCGGCCGATCCTCCGCGCCGACGGGCGCGGGTGAGACCTGGTGGATGCCCCGGATGATCCCGTCGACGTCGACATCCTCCGGCTCGACCGGCTGCTGGATGGGCTCGTTGTACACGGTGAGGTAGTACATGACGTCATGGTCCTCGTCCGCGGTGCCGTACATCTGCTCGATGCCGCGGCGGACGATGTGCCCGATCTCGTACCCGAAGGCGGGGTCGTAGTGGATCACCGCGGGGTTGGTCGACGCCAGGACGGGGGAGTGCCCGTCCATGTGCTGCAGCCCCTCACCGGCCAAGGTGGTGCGACCGGCGGTGGCACCGATCACGAATCCTCTCGCCAGCTGATCCGCGGCGGCCCAGAACGAGTCCCCGGTGCGCTGGAACCCGAACATCGAGTAGAAGACGTAGACCGGCACCATCGGCTCGCCCTGGGTGGCGTAGGAGGTGCCGGCGGCGGTGAAGGCCGACGTCGCCCCCGCCTCGTTGATGCCGGGATGCAGGATCACACCCTGCTCGGATTCCTTGTACGACAGGAACAGTTCACGGTCCACCGAGAGGTACTGCTGCCCGTCGGGGTGGTAGATCTTCGCCGTGGGGAAGAAGGCGTCCATGCCGAAGGTGCGCGACTCGTCGGGGACGATCGGCACGATCCGGTGGCCGAAGGACGGATCCTTCATGAGGTCCTTGAGCAGCCGCACGAACGCCATGGTGGTCGCCGCGCTGTTCTTCCCGCTGCCGCGGGCGGCCGAGGCATAGGCCTTCTGGGGAGGCAGGGCGATCGGGGTCGTGGACGGCCGCCGCTCGGGCAGGGGCCCGCCCAGCTCTCGCCGACGCTCCAGCAGGTACTCGAGCTCGGGTGATCCGGGCGCCGGCCGGTAGTACGGAGGGGCGTACGGATCGGCATCCAGCTCCTGGTCGGAGATCGGGATGCGCAGATGATCGCGGAAGCCCTTGAGATCCTCGATGGTCATCGTCTTCATCTGATGGGTGGCGTTGCGGCTCTCGAACCGGCTGCCCAGGCCGTGCCCCTTCACGGACTTCGCGAGGATCACGGTGGGGGCGCCGGTGTGCTCGACCGCCGCGCGGTAGGCGGCATACACCTTGCGGGGATCATGCGCCCCGCGTCGCAGGGCCCAGATCTCATCGTCGGTCAGGGAGCTGACGAGGTCCTTGGTGACCGGGGAGCGGCCGAAGAAGTTGTCCCGGACGAAGCCGCCGGATTCTCCCTTGTAGGTCTGGTAGTCGCCGTCGAGGGTCTCGTTCATGATCCGGATCAGTTCACCGGACTCGTCCTGCTCCAGCAGCGGATCCCAGCCGCTGCCCCAGACGACCTTGACGACATTCCATCCGGCGCCGCGGAAGAAGCTCTCGAGCTCCTGGATGATCTTGCCGTTGCCGCGGACCGGACCGTCCAGCCGCTGGAGGTTGCAGTTGACCACGAAGGTGAGGTTGTCGAGTCGTTCGTTCGCCGCGTGCTGCAGCAGTCCGCGGCTCTCCGGCTCATCCATCTCACCGTCGCCGAGGAACGCCCACACCCGCTGCTGCGAGGTGTCCTTGATCCCGCGGTCATGGAGGTAGCGGTTGAACTGCGCCTGATAGATCGCGTTCATCGGGCCGATCCCCATGGAGACGGTCGGGAACTGCCAGAAGTCCGGCAGGCCCCGCGGATGGGGGTAGGAGGGCAGCCCGTTCTCGCCAGCGGTCTTCTCCTGGCGGAAGCCGTTCAGCTGCTCCTCCGTCAGCCGGCCCTCGAGGAAGGCGCGCGCGTAGTTCCCGGGCGAGGAGTGGCCCTGCCAGAACACCTGGTCGCCGCCGCCGGGGTGATCCGGGCCGCGGAAGACGTGGTTCAGGCCCACCTCGTAGAGGGTGGAGATCCCCGCGTAGGACGAGATGTGGCCGCCGACGCCGACGCCGGGGCGCTGGGCGCGGTGCACCATGACCGCGGCGTTCCAGCGGATGATCGCCCGGTACTTGCGCTCGAGTTCCTCATCGCCGGGATAGTCGGGTTCGAGGTCTGCGGGGATCGTGTTGACGTAGTCGCTCGCGCCCACGGAGGGGGTCCTCACGCCGTGCAGGCGCGCGCGCTCCACCAGGGAGGTGAGGATGCGCTGCGCATGAGCCGCTCCGCGGGAGCGGACCAGCCCGTCCAGCGATGCCGCCCATTCGCGGTCCTCCTCGCGGTCCGGTCCCGGCTCGACGGCTGCGCTCTGGTCGGGGACCGCCGGCGTCGCGGGAGCCGCCTCGGGATGGGGCCGGGTGTGGGTGGAAGCCGTGGGGTTCATTCAGGGTCCTTTCAGGGCGCCGCGGGGCGTCGTCGGGGGAGTCGTGATGCGGGGCCCGCCGGTCGTCGCCGGTGGGCCCCGCATGGGAAGGAATCAGCTGTTCGTGGGCCGTCCCGCACGGGGGACAGCGGCATCGTCCGCGACCGCGGTCTCGGCCGGGTCGGGGTGCGCCGGCGGATCCGTGGCGATCTCGCAGATGGGGACATCGATGATCTCGCCCTCCGCGGTGATGACCGGGACCTCCTGGCCGTTGCAGTCCACGAGCTTGCCGTTCTCGACGTAGTCGCCCTCCTTGAGCTGGCGGTTCAGGTGCTCGAGCGACTCGTAGGAGACGCCGCGGAGGGGGGCGCGGGCGAAGACCGATCCTTCACCGTCGGGCGGGTTCCCTGCCTTCAGCTCGTTGAACAGCAGGTTCAGCAGGACCGCGACGACGGCGGCGGAGCTGATGCCGGAGTGGAAGATGGTCTGGAACCAGGAGGGGAAGGCGTCGTAGATGTCCGGCTTGACGACCGGGAGCATGCCGGCGCCGAGGGACGCGGCGACGATGATCATGTTCGAGGTGCCCTGGTAGTTCACCTTCCCGAGCGTGCGGATGCCCGAGACGGCCACGGTGCCGAAGAGCACGATCCCGGCGCCGCCGAGGACGGGCGAGGGGATGGCGGCGACGAGCCGCCCGAGGACGGGGAGCAGGCCCAGGACGACGAGGATCCCGCCACCGGCGGTGACCACGAAGCGGCTGGTGACACCGGTGATCGCGACCAGGCCGACGTTCTGGGCGAAGGCGCTCTGGGTGAAGCTGTTGAACACGGGGGAGACGAACGAGGCGGCCATGTCCGCACGCAGCCCGTTGGCGATGCGCTTGCTGTCCACCTCGGTGTCCACGATCTCGCCGACGGCGATGATGTCCGCGGTGGTCTCGGTGAGGATCACGAGCACGACGATCGTCATCGAGACGATGGAGGCGATCTCGAAGACAGGGGGGCCGAAGGCGAACGGGCGGGGCAGCTCGAAGTAGGGGCCGTCCAGGACGTTGCTGAAGTCCGCCTGACCGGTGAGGGCGCCCAGCGCCGTGCCCAGCACGATGCCCAGCAGGATCGAGAGCCGGGAGATCGCGGCGTTGCCCAGCTTGGACAGCAGCAGGATGATCAGCAGCGTGGCGAACCCGAGGCCGATGTTGCCCAGGGAGGCGTATTCCGGCGCCTCGGAGTTGTTACCCATGATCCAGCCGCCCGCGACCGGGAAGAGCGACAGGCCGATGGCGGCGATCACGACGCCGGTCACGACCGGCGGGAAGAACCGGATGACCCGGGAGAAGAACGGGGCGATGAGGAAGCCGATGGCGGCAGAGGCCATGACCGCGCCGAACACGGCCTGGATGCCGCCGGGGCCGCTGACGATGGCGGTCATGGTGGCGACGCTCGCGAAGGAGGTCCCCTGGACCAGGGGCAGCTGCGAGCCGAAGAAGCGGATCCCGTAGGACTGCAGGATCGTCGCCAGCCCGCCGATGAACAGGCAGCAGGCGATCAGGACGGCCTGCTGCTCCGTCGAGACCCCGGCCGCACCGCCGATGATCAGCGGCGGGGCGATGATGCCGCCGTACATGGTCAGGACGTGCTGCAGGCCGTAGCCGA
Encoded proteins:
- a CDS encoding IclR family transcriptional regulator codes for the protein MATKQSSGGVQSVERAFHLLEVIAAADGEISLSALSQSVDLPLPTIHRLLRTLVTPGYVRQLPNRAYVLGPRLIWLGESATRQLGPTGRPVLQRLADELGESANMAALDGQMIVYVGQVQSSRSMRMFTEVGRRAYPHATGVGKAILAGMPDSEVEKIVRATGMPQPTPKSAATFDELLKRLEVVREQGYAIDEEEQELGVRCYSMAVPGEHSRIAISVSGPSSRVDTAFGERAVPLLRDAAAQLSREMGLEQSVNA
- the aceE gene encoding pyruvate dehydrogenase (acetyl-transferring), homodimeric type, with product MNPTASTHTRPHPEAAPATPAVPDQSAAVEPGPDREEDREWAASLDGLVRSRGAAHAQRILTSLVERARLHGVRTPSVGASDYVNTIPADLEPDYPGDEELERKYRAIIRWNAAVMVHRAQRPGVGVGGHISSYAGISTLYEVGLNHVFRGPDHPGGGDQVFWQGHSSPGNYARAFLEGRLTEEQLNGFRQEKTAGENGLPSYPHPRGLPDFWQFPTVSMGIGPMNAIYQAQFNRYLHDRGIKDTSQQRVWAFLGDGEMDEPESRGLLQHAANERLDNLTFVVNCNLQRLDGPVRGNGKIIQELESFFRGAGWNVVKVVWGSGWDPLLEQDESGELIRIMNETLDGDYQTYKGESGGFVRDNFFGRSPVTKDLVSSLTDDEIWALRRGAHDPRKVYAAYRAAVEHTGAPTVILAKSVKGHGLGSRFESRNATHQMKTMTIEDLKGFRDHLRIPISDQELDADPYAPPYYRPAPGSPELEYLLERRRELGGPLPERRPSTTPIALPPQKAYASAARGSGKNSAATTMAFVRLLKDLMKDPSFGHRIVPIVPDESRTFGMDAFFPTAKIYHPDGQQYLSVDRELFLSYKESEQGVILHPGINEAGATSAFTAAGTSYATQGEPMVPVYVFYSMFGFQRTGDSFWAAADQLARGFVIGATAGRTTLAGEGLQHMDGHSPVLASTNPAVIHYDPAFGYEIGHIVRRGIEQMYGTADEDHDVMYYLTVYNEPIQQPVEPEDVDVDGIIRGIHQVSPAPVGAEDRPQAQLLASGVAVPWTLEAQQLLAEEWGVAAAVWSVTSWNQLRRDGLEAEKQTFRHPEQPARVPYVTQKLAGAQGPMVAVSDFCSDVPDQIRHLVPNDFATLGTDGFGFSDTRAGARRFFGTDTHSVVVRTLQMLAARGEMPAEAPLQAIERYRLNDPTSGTSGATGGDA
- a CDS encoding nucleobase:cation symporter-2 family protein yields the protein MSVTTEATRSSVRPEDENLGIKKSFGYGLQHVLTMYGGIIAPPLIIGGAAGVSTEQQAVLIACCLFIGGLATILQSYGIRFFGSQLPLVQGTSFASVATMTAIVSGPGGIQAVFGAVMASAAIGFLIAPFFSRVIRFFPPVVTGVVIAAIGLSLFPVAGGWIMGNNSEAPEYASLGNIGLGFATLLIILLLSKLGNAAISRLSILLGIVLGTALGALTGQADFSNVLDGPYFELPRPFAFGPPVFEIASIVSMTIVVLVILTETTADIIAVGEIVDTEVDSKRIANGLRADMAASFVSPVFNSFTQSAFAQNVGLVAITGVTSRFVVTAGGGILVVLGLLPVLGRLVAAIPSPVLGGAGIVLFGTVAVSGIRTLGKVNYQGTSNMIIVAASLGAGMLPVVKPDIYDAFPSWFQTIFHSGISSAAVVAVLLNLLFNELKAGNPPDGEGSVFARAPLRGVSYESLEHLNRQLKEGDYVENGKLVDCNGQEVPVITAEGEIIDVPICEIATDPPAHPDPAETAVADDAAVPRAGRPTNS